One segment of Oreochromis niloticus isolate F11D_XX linkage group LG8, O_niloticus_UMD_NMBU, whole genome shotgun sequence DNA contains the following:
- the mrm1 gene encoding rRNA methyltransferase 1, mitochondrial, giving the protein MAGFIANQHRLRLVLNRRFNAPLSASQVAFYHVTASHLSPKDSKVSPVARGRSRVQHKPAEGQEHEGSTQRKVFKSEISLLQKQMRGDDFRVSPELRKLCLEDFPAERERQVKQKPAPEAKSKDCEVVFGVAPCFLALTQGRRRVRKLFVKDGEASHRASVLKVCEEAHLRGVRVHRVSRKELDKMSNGGVHQGVCLLASPLSYLTEDSAPSRKDAPLWLVLERIQDPMNLGAILRSAYFLGVDRVASSLRYTCPLSPVVSKASSGIMEVMGVYGYENLAEMLKLKMEQGWQVVGTVGQEAEVSQMPITKCSDFKMTKPTLLLMGGEGEGLSKELLSTCQTLLTIPAGRELVPGIESLNVSVATGILLHSLLSSRSSTT; this is encoded by the coding sequence ATGGCTGGATTCATTGCAAATCAGCACAGGTTGCGGCTTGTATTGAACAGAAGATTTAACGCACCTTTATCAGCCTCCCAGGTTGCCTTTTACCACGTAACAGCTTCACACCTGAGCCCAAAGGACAGCAAGGTCAGCCCTGTAGCGAGGGGGCGCTCCAGAGTCCAGCACAAGCCTGCAGAAGGGCAGGAGCATGAGGGGTCAACTCAGAGAAAAGTGTTTAAAAGTGAGATCTCACTGCTGCAGAAGCAGATGAGGGGAGATGACTTCAGAGTGTCACCTGAACTCAGGAAACTGTGCTTGGAAGATTTCCctgcagagagggagaggcagGTGAAGCAGAAACCTGCACCTGAGGCCAAATCTAAGGACTGCGAGGTTGTTTTTGGCGTTGCTCCCTGCTTCTTGGCTCTCACTCAGGGAAGGAGGAGGGTCCGTAAGCTGTTTGTAAAAGACGGCGAGGCCTCTCACAGGGCGTCTGTGTTGAAGGTGTGCGAGGAGGCTCATCTGCGAGGAGTTCGAGTCCATCGGGTCAGCAGGAAGGAGCTGGACAAGATGTCCAATGGGGGAGTCCATCAGGGAGTGTGCCTGCTTGCCAGTCCCCTGAGCTACCTCACCGAGGACTCTGCACCCAGCAGGAAAGATGCCCCTCTGTGGCTCGTTCTGGAGAGAATCCAGGACCCCATGAACCTCGGTGCCATCCTGCGCTCTGCTTATTTCCTCGGGGTGGACAGAGTCGCCAGCAGTCTTCGCTACACCTGCCCGCTGTCTCCAGTGGTCAGCAAGGCGAGCTCGGGCATTATGGAGGTGATGGGGGTGTATGGATATGAAAACCTTGCAGAGATGTTGAAGCTGAAGATGGAGCAGGGCTGGCAGGTGGTTGGCACAGTGGGACAGGAAGCAGAAGTGTCTCAGATGCCCATCACCaagtgttcagactttaaaatgACCAAACCCACGTTGCTGCTGAtgggaggagagggagaaggacTCTCCAAGGAGCTGCTCTCCACGTGTCAGACACTTCTCACCATCCCAGCGGGCAGGGAGCTGGTGCCTGGCATCGAGTCTCTCAACGTTTCTGTAGCCACAGGCATCCTGCTGCACTCTTTGCTGTCCTCCAGGAGCTCGACCACATGA
- the chmp2a gene encoding charged multivesicular body protein 2a: MDFLFGRRKTPEEMLRQNQRALNRAMRELDRERMKLEQQEKKIIADIKKMAKQGQMDAVKIMAKDLVRTRRYVKKFIMMKANIQAVSLKIQTLKSNNSMAQAMKGVTKAMATMNRQLKLPQIQKIMMEFERQSEIMDMKEEMMNDAIDDAMGDEDDEEESDAIVSQVLDELGLNLSDELSTLPSTGGSLSVAGGKKAEPQAALADADADLEERLNNLRRD; this comes from the exons ATGGATTTCCTGTTTGGAAGGAGGAAGACTCCGGAGGAGATGCTGAGGCAGAATCAGCGGGCACTCAACCGAGCCATGCGAGAACTGGACCGGGAGCGAATGAAGCTGGAGCAGCAGGAGAAGAAGATCATCGCTGACATAAAGAAAATGGCCAAACAGGGACAAATG GACGCCGTCAAGATCATGGCCAAAGATTTAGTGCGCACTAGGCGCTACGTTAAGAAGTTCATCATGATGAAAGCCAACATTCAGGCAGTCAGCCTGAAGATACAGACGCTGAAGTCAAACAACAGTATGGCACAGGCGATGAAAGGCGTCACCAAAGCCATGGCCACCATGAACAGACAG CTGAAACTGCCTCAGATCCAAAAGATCATGATGGAGTTTGAGCGACAGAGTGAAATCATGGACATGAAGGAAGAGATGATGAACGACGCCATCGATGATGCCATGGGAGACGAGGATGACGAGGAGGAGAG CGATGCCATTGTGTCCCAAGTGCTGGACGAGCTGGGTCTGAACCTGTCCGATGAACTGtcaa CCCTGCCGAGCACTGGCGGAAGCCTGTCGGTGGCAGGAGGGAAGAAGGCGGAGCCTCAGGCGGCCCTGGCCGACGCAGACGCAGACCTGGAGGAGCGTCTGAATAACCTTCGGAGAGATTGA
- the msl1b gene encoding male-specific lethal 1 homolog isoform X1, protein MTLRSTLYPNTRFRQHADAGVVTISPVNLKRESCDFVIDVQDVQRGEIPIKSKDLDQNYMTSKVALAATVAQVVQGDTKPVGILSPVRPMGGEGTPVKGKPLSVDNMENPQMAVNNNSKDAGADESAKGVVPGVLGTASIELSSEGKWRNIRKTPANPHTQANCLRQILLLQLDLIEQQQQQLQSKDKEIDELKADKETLLARIERMERRLQLTRKDPPRDKRLFQPLEPWTPDKEDMWDQELESQQPDPATSLPFSRGGKGQKRKSCFGDTKVQKSRGKSAKLSPQKPEIEPGSPNQRELRSTETPEKHVPARAERDGLLPCKEEAELSCQIEDLPFMSTTEMYLCCWNQPPLSPLRETSPKKEEEVASEWTPHVVHDMLIVFPSWRENIIEPLNEDSSFNPPEPLDDSVFLKRHSKLELDEKRRKRWDIQRIREQRMFQRLQQRMNRKKIVQETEPELSSFYPDTEDVESIVITPFLPVVAFGRPLPKLSQQNFELPWLDDRSRCRIEVPKKHTPHRTCRK, encoded by the exons ATGACTCTGAGGTCCACGCTGTATCCAAACACGCGATTCAGGCAGCACGCTGATGCCGGGGTCGTCACCATTAGCCCCGTGAACCTCAAGAGGGAGTCCTGCGACTTTGTTATAGATGTTCAAGACGTGCAGAGGGGCGAGATCCCAATCAAATCAAAGGACTTAGACCAGAATTACATGACAAGCAAGGTTGCCCTCGCTGCCACTGTTGCGCAGGTAGTTCAAGGAGACACTAAACCTGTGGGGATATTGTCCCCTGTCAGACCAATGGGGGGTGAGGGAACCCCGGTGAAAGGTAAACCCCTCTCTGTTGACAATATGGAAAACCCTCAGATGGCTGTGAACAATAACTCAAAGGATGCCGGTGCTGATGAAAGTGCGAAAGGGGTTGTACCTGGAGTGCTTGGCACCGCATCCATCGAACTCTCGTCTGAGGGTAAGTGGAGGAACATCAGGAAGACCCCTGCCAACCCTCACACACAAGCCAACTGCCTCCGACAGattctcctcctccagctggaCCTCAttgaacaacagcaacaacagctcCAGTCCAAGGACAAGGAAATAGATGAGCTCAAAGCAGACAAAGAGACA CTGCTTGCACGTATTGAGCGAATGGAGCGCCGCCTCCAGCTCACAAGGAAGGACCCACCCCGCGATAAGCGCCTTTTCCAGCCGTTGGAGCCGTGGACCCCTGACAAAGAGGACATGTGGGATCAGGAGCTCGAGAGTCAACAGCCTGACCCAGCCACGTCACTCCCCTTCAGTCGGGGTGGCAAAGGTCAAAAAAG GAAATCTTGCTTTGGTGATACAAAAGTGCAAAAATCTCGAGGTAAAAGTGCCAAGTTGAGCCCGCAGAAGCCAGAAATCGAGCCTGGCTCTCCTAATCAGAGAGAGCTACGGAGCACGGAAACCCCAGAGAAGCATGTTCCCGCGAGGGCAGAAAGGGACGGTTTGCTCCCTTGCAAAGAGGAGGCTGAACTGAGCTGCCAGATAGAGGATCTCCCCTTCATGTCGACGACAGAGATGTATCTGTGTTGCTGGAACCAACCTCCTCTGTCCCCCCTGCGTGAGACTTCCCCGAAAAAGGAGGAAGAGGTGGCCAGTGAGTGGACTCCTCATGTAGTACATGATATGCTGATTGTTT TCCCATCTTGGAGGGAAAATATAATAGAGCCGCTGAATGAAGACTCCTCCTTTAACCCCCCTGAg CCGCTAGACGACAGCGTGTTTTTGAAACGTCACTCAAAGCTCGAGTTGGAtgagaagaggaggaaaag ATGGGATATCCAGCGAATTAGAGAGCAGCGCATGTTCCAGCGTCTGCAGCAGCGCATGAACAGGAAGAAAATTGTCCAGGAGACCGAGCCGGAGTTGTCGTCCTTCTATCCCGACACCGAAGATG TTGAAAGTATAGTGATCACTCCCTTCTTGCCTGTGGTTGCATTTGGTCGGCCTCTGCCTAAACTTTCACAACA GAACTTTGAGCTGCCTTGGCTGGACGACCGCAGCCGGTGCCGCATTGAGGTTCCCAAGAAACACACGCCTCACCGGACCTGCAGGAAGTGA
- the msl1b gene encoding male-specific lethal 1 homolog isoform X2 has translation MTLRSTLYPNTRFRQHADAGVVTISPVNLKRESCDFVIDVQDVQRGEIPIKSKDLDQNYMTSKVALAATVAQVVQGDTKPVGILSPVRPMGGEGTPVKGKPLSVDNMENPQMAVNNNSKDAGADESAKGVVPGVLGTASIELSSEGKWRNIRKTPANPHTQANCLRQILLLQLDLIEQQQQQLQSKDKEIDELKADKETLLARIERMERRLQLTRKDPPRDKRLFQPLEPWTPDKEDMWDQELESQQPDPATSLPFSRGGKGQKRKSCFGDTKVQKSRGKSAKLSPQKPEIEPGSPNQRELRSTETPEKHVPARAERDGLLPCKEEAELSCQIEDLPFMSTTEMYLCCWNQPPLSPLRETSPKKEEEVAIPSWRENIIEPLNEDSSFNPPEPLDDSVFLKRHSKLELDEKRRKRWDIQRIREQRMFQRLQQRMNRKKIVQETEPELSSFYPDTEDVESIVITPFLPVVAFGRPLPKLSQQNFELPWLDDRSRCRIEVPKKHTPHRTCRK, from the exons ATGACTCTGAGGTCCACGCTGTATCCAAACACGCGATTCAGGCAGCACGCTGATGCCGGGGTCGTCACCATTAGCCCCGTGAACCTCAAGAGGGAGTCCTGCGACTTTGTTATAGATGTTCAAGACGTGCAGAGGGGCGAGATCCCAATCAAATCAAAGGACTTAGACCAGAATTACATGACAAGCAAGGTTGCCCTCGCTGCCACTGTTGCGCAGGTAGTTCAAGGAGACACTAAACCTGTGGGGATATTGTCCCCTGTCAGACCAATGGGGGGTGAGGGAACCCCGGTGAAAGGTAAACCCCTCTCTGTTGACAATATGGAAAACCCTCAGATGGCTGTGAACAATAACTCAAAGGATGCCGGTGCTGATGAAAGTGCGAAAGGGGTTGTACCTGGAGTGCTTGGCACCGCATCCATCGAACTCTCGTCTGAGGGTAAGTGGAGGAACATCAGGAAGACCCCTGCCAACCCTCACACACAAGCCAACTGCCTCCGACAGattctcctcctccagctggaCCTCAttgaacaacagcaacaacagctcCAGTCCAAGGACAAGGAAATAGATGAGCTCAAAGCAGACAAAGAGACA CTGCTTGCACGTATTGAGCGAATGGAGCGCCGCCTCCAGCTCACAAGGAAGGACCCACCCCGCGATAAGCGCCTTTTCCAGCCGTTGGAGCCGTGGACCCCTGACAAAGAGGACATGTGGGATCAGGAGCTCGAGAGTCAACAGCCTGACCCAGCCACGTCACTCCCCTTCAGTCGGGGTGGCAAAGGTCAAAAAAG GAAATCTTGCTTTGGTGATACAAAAGTGCAAAAATCTCGAGGTAAAAGTGCCAAGTTGAGCCCGCAGAAGCCAGAAATCGAGCCTGGCTCTCCTAATCAGAGAGAGCTACGGAGCACGGAAACCCCAGAGAAGCATGTTCCCGCGAGGGCAGAAAGGGACGGTTTGCTCCCTTGCAAAGAGGAGGCTGAACTGAGCTGCCAGATAGAGGATCTCCCCTTCATGTCGACGACAGAGATGTATCTGTGTTGCTGGAACCAACCTCCTCTGTCCCCCCTGCGTGAGACTTCCCCGAAAAAGGAGGAAGAGGTGGCCA TCCCATCTTGGAGGGAAAATATAATAGAGCCGCTGAATGAAGACTCCTCCTTTAACCCCCCTGAg CCGCTAGACGACAGCGTGTTTTTGAAACGTCACTCAAAGCTCGAGTTGGAtgagaagaggaggaaaag ATGGGATATCCAGCGAATTAGAGAGCAGCGCATGTTCCAGCGTCTGCAGCAGCGCATGAACAGGAAGAAAATTGTCCAGGAGACCGAGCCGGAGTTGTCGTCCTTCTATCCCGACACCGAAGATG TTGAAAGTATAGTGATCACTCCCTTCTTGCCTGTGGTTGCATTTGGTCGGCCTCTGCCTAAACTTTCACAACA GAACTTTGAGCTGCCTTGGCTGGACGACCGCAGCCGGTGCCGCATTGAGGTTCCCAAGAAACACACGCCTCACCGGACCTGCAGGAAGTGA